The Williamsia sp. DF01-3 genome has a window encoding:
- the rpsK gene encoding 30S ribosomal protein S11, with protein sequence MPPKSRSAGPKKGTRRREKKNVPHGSAHIKSTFNNTIVSITDPAGNVIAWASSGHVGFKGSRKSTPFAAQLAAENAARKAQEHGVKKVDVFVKGPGSGRETAIRSLQAAGLEVGTISDVTPQPHNGCRPPKRRRV encoded by the coding sequence ATGCCTCCTAAGTCACGTAGCGCTGGCCCGAAGAAGGGCACTCGCCGTCGCGAGAAGAAGAACGTCCCGCACGGCAGCGCGCACATCAAGAGCACGTTCAACAACACCATCGTCTCGATCACCGACCCCGCCGGGAACGTCATCGCATGGGCATCCTCGGGCCACGTCGGCTTCAAGGGCTCACGTAAGAGCACCCCGTTCGCCGCGCAGCTCGCTGCCGAGAACGCTGCCCGCAAGGCGCAGGAGCACGGCGTCAAGAAGGTCGACGTGTTCGTCAAGGGACCGGGCTCCGGTCGTGAGACCGCGATCCGCTCACTGCAGGCCGCCGGCCTCGAGGTCGGCACGATTTCCGATGTCACCCCGCAGCCGCACAACGGTTGCCGCCCGCCCAAGCGGCGCCGGGTCTAA
- a CDS encoding DNA-directed RNA polymerase subunit alpha, with product MLISQRPTLSEEVISGDRSKFVIEPLEPGFGYTLGNSLRRTLLSSIPGAAVTSIRIDGVLHEFTTVPGVKEDVTDIILNLKGLVVSSEEDEPVTMYVRKQGPGAVTGADIVPPAGVTVHNPDLHIATLNDKGKLEIELVVERGRGYVPAVQNKASGAEIGRIPVDSIYSPVLKVTYKVEATRVEQRTDFDRLVLDVETKNSITARDALASAGKTLVELFGLARELNIEAEGVEIGPSPAEADHIASFSLPIEDLELTVRSYNCLKREGVHTVGELVARTESDLLDIRNFGQKSIDEVKVKLHALGLALKDSPASFDPSQVAGYDVATGTWSDDAAFSDADAGEDFAETEQL from the coding sequence ATGCTCATTTCACAGCGACCCACACTTTCCGAAGAGGTCATCTCCGGCGATCGCTCGAAGTTCGTCATCGAGCCGCTCGAGCCGGGTTTCGGGTACACGCTCGGCAACTCGCTGCGTCGCACCCTGCTCTCGTCGATCCCCGGCGCTGCTGTCACCAGCATCCGCATCGACGGTGTGCTGCATGAGTTCACCACCGTTCCCGGGGTCAAGGAAGACGTCACCGACATCATCCTGAACCTCAAGGGCCTGGTCGTGAGCTCCGAAGAGGACGAGCCGGTCACCATGTACGTGCGCAAGCAGGGACCGGGTGCAGTCACCGGTGCCGACATCGTGCCTCCGGCCGGTGTCACCGTGCACAATCCCGATCTGCACATCGCCACCCTGAACGACAAGGGCAAGCTGGAGATCGAGCTCGTGGTCGAGCGCGGTCGCGGTTACGTCCCGGCCGTGCAGAACAAGGCCTCGGGCGCCGAGATCGGCCGTATCCCGGTCGACTCGATCTACTCGCCGGTCCTCAAGGTCACCTACAAGGTGGAGGCCACCCGCGTCGAGCAGCGCACCGACTTCGACCGTCTGGTCCTGGACGTCGAGACCAAGAACTCGATCACCGCGCGGGATGCGCTGGCCTCGGCCGGCAAGACCCTCGTCGAGCTGTTCGGGCTCGCTCGTGAATTGAACATCGAAGCAGAAGGTGTCGAGATCGGACCCTCGCCCGCCGAGGCCGATCACATCGCATCGTTCAGCCTCCCGATCGAGGATCTCGAACTCACCGTCCGGTCGTACAACTGCCTCAAGCGCGAGGGAGTGCACACGGTCGGCGAACTGGTGGCCCGCACCGAGTCGGATCTTCTCGACATCCGCAACTTCGGCCAGAAGTCGATCGACGAGGTCAAGGTCAAGCTGCACGCACTCGGCCTGGCACTCAAGGACAGCCCGGCCAGCTTCGATCCGTCCCAGGTGGCCGGATACGACGTGGCCACCGGCACGTGGTCAGATGACGCCGCTTTCTCCGATGCCGATGCCGGCGAGGATTTCGCGGAAACCGAACAGCTTTAA
- the infA gene encoding translation initiation factor IF-1, with amino-acid sequence MAKEGAIEVEGRVVEPLPNAMFRIELENGHKVLAHISGKMRQHYIRILPEDRVVVELSPYDLTRGRIVYRYK; translated from the coding sequence ATGGCCAAAGAAGGCGCGATCGAGGTCGAGGGCCGTGTTGTCGAACCCTTGCCCAATGCGATGTTCCGCATTGAGCTGGAGAACGGCCACAAGGTGCTTGCCCATATCAGCGGCAAGATGCGGCAGCACTACATCCGCATCCTGCCCGAGGACCGCGTGGTCGTGGAGCTCTCGCCTTATGACCTGACCCGCGGCCGCATCGTTTACCGCTACAAGTAA
- the rpsM gene encoding 30S ribosomal protein S13, with the protein MARVAGVDLPREKRLEIALTYIYGVGRTTSKEILDATGLSPDLRAKDLTDEDVLKLREYLEASVKVEGDLRREVQADIRRKIEIGCYQGLRHRRGLPVRGQRTKTNARTRKGPKKTIAGKKK; encoded by the coding sequence ATGGCACGTGTTGCTGGTGTTGATCTTCCGCGCGAGAAGCGCCTGGAGATCGCACTGACCTACATCTACGGAGTTGGCCGCACCACCTCCAAGGAAATCCTCGACGCCACCGGGCTCAGCCCGGATCTGCGCGCCAAGGACCTCACCGACGAAGACGTCTTGAAGCTTCGTGAGTACCTCGAAGCCTCGGTCAAGGTCGAAGGTGACCTGCGCCGCGAGGTCCAGGCCGATATCCGTCGCAAGATCGAAATCGGTTGCTACCAGGGCCTGCGCCACCGTCGTGGCCTGCCCGTCCGCGGACAGCGCACCAAGACCAACGCTCGGACCCGCAAGGGCCCGAAGAAGACCATCGCCGGGAAGAAGAAGTAA
- the rpmJ gene encoding 50S ribosomal protein L36, with amino-acid sequence MKVQPSVKPICEKCKVIRRNGRVMVICENLRHKQRQG; translated from the coding sequence GTGAAGGTTCAGCCGAGCGTCAAGCCGATCTGCGAAAAGTGCAAAGTGATCCGGCGTAACGGCCGAGTCATGGTGATCTGCGAAAACCTGCGCCACAAGCAGCGCCAGGGCTGA
- the rplQ gene encoding 50S ribosomal protein L17, with translation MPKPTKGTRLGGSASHQKAMLANLATSLFEHGRITTTEAKAKRLRPYAEKLITHAKAGNLAHRREVLKDIRNKDVVHTLFAEIGPFFADRNGGYTRIIKTLPRKGDNAPMAVIELVREKTASSEADRATRAAASKQKASEPVAEVPAEVSEGDNVVEATLDEATDAQVENADAVAEGFTEETTAESATEIVDEGKAEGSDDKKSAEKDSGA, from the coding sequence ATGCCCAAGCCCACAAAGGGTACCCGCCTCGGTGGGTCGGCTTCGCACCAGAAAGCGATGCTGGCGAACCTGGCCACCTCGCTCTTCGAGCACGGCCGGATCACCACCACCGAAGCCAAGGCGAAGCGGCTGCGTCCGTACGCGGAGAAGCTGATCACGCACGCCAAGGCCGGCAACCTCGCCCACCGTCGTGAGGTCCTCAAGGACATTCGCAACAAGGACGTCGTGCACACCCTGTTCGCGGAGATCGGCCCGTTCTTCGCCGACCGCAACGGTGGCTACACCCGCATCATCAAGACCCTGCCGCGCAAGGGCGACAACGCCCCCATGGCAGTGATCGAGCTGGTTCGGGAGAAGACGGCTTCGTCGGAGGCCGATCGGGCCACCCGCGCTGCTGCCTCGAAGCAGAAGGCTTCCGAGCCTGTCGCCGAGGTTCCCGCCGAGGTGTCCGAAGGCGACAATGTCGTCGAGGCCACCCTGGATGAGGCCACCGACGCACAGGTCGAGAACGCCGACGCCGTCGCCGAGGGCTTCACCGAGGAGACGACCGCGGAGAGCGCCACCGAGATCGTCGACGAAGGCAAGGCCGAAGGCTCCGACGACAAGAAGTCTGCCGAGAAAGATTCTGGCGCCTGA
- the rpsD gene encoding 30S ribosomal protein S4 translates to MARYTGPVTRKSRRLRVDLVGGDQAFERRPYPPGQHGRARIKESEYLLQLQEKQKARFTYGVMEKQFRRYYEEANRRNGKTGDELLKMLETRLDNVVYRAGLARTRRQSRQMVSHGHFTVNGVKVDVPSYRVSRFDIIDVRPKSLQTTPFQIAREIQADRKAPGWLQVVPDTLRILVHSEPERAQIDVPLTEQLIVEFYSK, encoded by the coding sequence ATGGCTCGTTATACCGGACCCGTCACCCGTAAATCCCGTCGCCTCCGCGTCGACCTCGTCGGCGGAGACCAGGCGTTCGAACGTCGCCCTTACCCGCCCGGCCAGCACGGCCGCGCGCGGATCAAGGAGAGCGAATACCTGCTGCAGCTCCAGGAGAAGCAGAAGGCCCGCTTCACCTATGGAGTGATGGAGAAGCAGTTCCGTCGCTACTACGAAGAGGCCAACCGTCGCAACGGCAAGACCGGTGACGAGTTGCTGAAGATGCTGGAGACCCGTCTCGACAACGTGGTGTACCGCGCAGGCCTGGCCCGCACGCGTCGCCAGTCGCGTCAGATGGTCAGCCACGGCCACTTCACCGTCAACGGTGTGAAGGTCGATGTGCCCAGCTACCGCGTCTCTCGCTTCGACATCATCGATGTCCGCCCGAAGTCGCTGCAGACCACCCCGTTCCAGATCGCCCGGGAAATCCAGGCCGATCGCAAGGCGCCGGGCTGGCTGCAGGTTGTCCCTGACACGCTGCGCATCCTGGTGCACTCGGAGCCTGAGCGTGCGCAGATCGACGTGCCGCTCACCGAGCAGCTCATCGTCGAGTTCTACTCGAAGTAA